The following are encoded together in the Panthera leo isolate Ple1 chromosome B4, P.leo_Ple1_pat1.1, whole genome shotgun sequence genome:
- the L3MBTL2 gene encoding lethal(3)malignant brain tumor-like protein 2, giving the protein MEKTRGVEEAPSSEPMEEEEEEEDDLELFGGYDSFRSYNSSAGSESSSYLEESSEAENEDREAGELPTSPLHLLSPGTPRSLDGSGSEPAVCEMCGIVGTREAFFSKTKRFCSVSCSRSYSSNSKKASILARLQGKPPTKKAKVLHKAAWSAKIGAFLHSQGTGQLADGTPTGQDALVLGFDWGKFLKDHSYKAAPVSCFKHVPLYDQWEDVMKGMKVEVLNSDAVLPSRVYWIASVIQAAGYRVLLRYEGFENDASHDFWCNLGTVDVHPIGWCAINSKILVPPRTIHAKFTDWKGYLMKRLVGSRTLPVDFHIKMVESMKYPFRQGMRLEVVDKAQVSRTRMAVVDTVIGGRLRLLYEDGDSDDDFWCHMWSPLIHPVGWSRRVGHGIKLSERRSDMAHHPTFRKIYCDAVPYLFKKVRAVYTEGGWFEEGMKLEAIDPLNLGNICVATICKVLLDGYLMICVDGGPSTDGSDWFCYHASSHAIFPATFCQKNDIELTPPKGYESHTFSWDTYLEKTKSKAAPSRLFNMDCPNHGFKVGMKLEAVDLMEPRLICVATVKRVVHRLLSIHFDGWDSEYDQWVDCESPDIYPVGWCELTGYQLQPPVAAEPTTPLKAKEATKKKKKQFGKKRKRIPPSKTRPLRQGSKKPLLEDDLQAAEKISSEPVPEEIIAVRVKEEHLDMATADKAPSPELPVPIENIKQETDD; this is encoded by the exons GAAGCTCCATCTTCAGAACctatggaggaggaagaggaagaggaggacgatTTGGAGCTCTTTGGTGGCTATGACAGTTTCCGGAGCTATAACAGCAGTGCGGGCAGCGAGAGCAGCTCCTATCTGGAGGAGTCAAGTGAAGCAGAAAATGAGGATCGGGAAGCAGGGGAgctgcccacctctcccctgcaTTTGCTCAGCCCTGGGACTCCCCGCTCCTTGGATGGCAGTGGTTCTGAGCCAG CTGTCTGTGAGATGTGTGGTATCGTGGGTACAAGGGAAGCCTTCTTCTCCAAGACTAAGAGATTCTGCAGCGTCTCCTGTTCTAGGAGCTACTCCTCCAACTCCAAGAAAGCCAGTATCTTGGCCAGATTACAG GGAAAACCACCTACCAAGAAAGCCAAAGTCCTCCACAAGGCGGCCTGGTCTGCCAAAATTGGAGCCTTCCTCCACTCCCAAGGGACGGGACAGCTGGCAGATGGGACGCCGACTGGGCAAGATG CGCTGGTCTTGGGTTTCGACTGGGGGAAGTTCCTGAAGGATCACAGTTACAAAGCTGCTCCTGTCAGCTGTTTTAAGCAT GTCCCACTGTATGACCAGTGGGAGGACGTGATGAAGGGGATGAAGGTGGAGGTGCTCAATAGCGACGCTGTGCTCCCCAGCCGGGTGTACTGGATTGCCTCTGTCATTCAGGCCGCAG ggTACCGGGTGCTGCTCCGGTATGAGGGCTTTGAGAATGACGCCAGCCATGACTTCTGGTGCAACCTGGGAACAGTGGATGTCCACCCCATTGGCTGGTGTGCCATCAACAGCAAGATCCTGGTGCCCCCGCGGA CCATCCATGCCAAGTTCACCGACTGGAAGGGGTACCTCATGAAACGGTTGGTGGGCTCCAGGACGCTTCCTGTGGATTTCCATATCAAG ATGGTGGAGAGCATGAAGTACCCTTTCCGGCAAGGCATGCGGCTGGAGGTGGTGGACAAGGCCCAGGTGTCACGGACCCGCATGGCCGTCGTGGACACAGTAATTGGGGGTCGCCTTCGGCTCCTCTATGAGGATGGCGACAGCGATGACGACTTCTGGTGCCACATGTGGAGCCCCCTGATCCACCCAGTGGGTTGGTCACGGCGCGTTGGCCATGGCATCAAGCTTTCAG AGAGGCGCAGTGACATGGCCCACCATCCCACCTTCCGGAAAATCTACTGTGATGCTGTTCCTTATCTGTTCAAGAAG GTTCGAGCTGTCTACACGGAAGGTGGTTGGTTTGAGGAGGGGATGAAACTGGAAGCCATTGACCCCCTGAATCTGGGCAACATCTGCGTGGCAACCATCTGCAAG GTTCTCCTGGACGGCTACCTCATGATCTGTGTGGACGGGGGGCCTTCCACAGATGGCTCAGACTGGTTCTGTTACCATGCCTCCTCCCACGCTATCTTCCCAGCTACCTTCTGCCAAAAGAATGACATTGAGCTCACACCACCTAAAG GCTACGAATCACACACTTTCAGCTGGGACACCTACTTGGAGAAGACCAAGTCAAAAGCAGCTCCGTCGAGACTCTTTAACATG GACTGCCCCAACCACGGCTTCAAAGTGGGCATGAAGCTGGAGGCCGTGGACCTGATGGAGCCCCGGCTCATCTGCGTGGCCACGGTGAAGCGGGTGGTGCATAGGCTCCTCAGCATCCACTTTGACGGCTGGGACAGCGAGTACGACCAGTGGGTGGACTGCGAGTCTCCGGACATCTACCCCGTCGGCTGGTGTGAGCTCACCGGCTACCAGCTCCAGCCACCCGTGGCCGCAG AGCCGACCACACCTCTGAAGGCCAAAGAGGCCacgaagaagaaaaagaaacagtttgggaagaaaa ggaaaagaatacCACCGAGCAAGACCCGGCCCCTCAGACAGGGGTCCAAGAAGCCCCTGCTGGAGGACGACCTGCAGGCCGCCGAGAAGATCTCATCGGAGCCTGTTCCTGAAGAGA TCATTGCTGTGCGTGTGAAGGAAGAGCATCTAGACATGGCCACAGCTGACAAAGCCCCGAGTCCAGAGCTGCCTGTTCCCATCGAGAACATCAAACAGGAGACAGACGACTGA
- the CHADL gene encoding chondroadherin-like protein, with protein sequence MEGTQSVSLVLLLPLLLPPGPAWHAAAQRCPQTCVCDNSRRHVACRHQNLTEVPNAIPELTQRLDLQGNVLKVIPPAAFQELPYLTHLDLRHCQVELVAEGAFRGLGRLLLLNLASNRLSSLPQEALDGLGSLQRLELQGNMLEELRPGTFGALGALATLNLAHNALVYLPAMAFQGLTRARWLQLSHNALSVLAPEALAGLPALRRLSLHHNELQALPGAALAQARALARLELGHNPFTYVGEEDGLALPGLRELTLDHGALQALEPRAFARCPRLHTLDLRGNQLDTLPPLQGPGQLRRLRLQGNPLWCGCQARPLLEWLARARVRADGACRGPRRLRGEALDALRPSDLRCTGGRAEEEEEELLLAAARPRAPEGASKGDDGAAEPCPRACVCVSESRHSGCEGRGLQAVPRGFPGDTQLLDLRRNRFPVLPRAAFPGLGRLVSLHLQHCGITELEAGALAGLGSLIYLYLSDNRLSGLSAAAFEGAPRLGYLYLERNRFGRVPGAALRAVPGLVSLHLQSNAVDRLEPGDLAGTQALRWLYLSSNRIARVAPGAVGPAGELEKLHLDRNQLREVPTGALEGLPALLELQLSGNPLEALPDGAFRSVGQSLRHLFLNSSGLEQISPRAFSGLGPRLQSLYLQRNQLRAVPALPHLSQLELIDLSGNPFHCDCQLLPLHRWLTGLNLRVGATCASPPSAHGQRVKAATTVFETCPGWAARKAKRTPAARPSAGSSPGKGRRWRADKVGKEKGRL encoded by the exons ATGGAGGG gaccCAGAGCGTCTCCTTGGTGCTGCTGCTTCCCCTGCTGCTGCCACCGGGCCCAGCTTGGCATGCGGCTGCCCAACGCTGCCCACAGACGTGCGTTTGTGACAATTCCAGGCGGCATGTCGCCTGTCGGCACCAGAACCTCACTGAGGTGCCAAACGCCATCCCCGAg CTGACTCAGCGGCTGGACCTCCAAGGCAACGTGCTGAAGGTGATCCCCCCAGCTGCCTTCCAGGAGCTGCCTTACCTGACACATCTGGACCTGCGGCACTGCCAGGTGGAGCTGGTGGCCGAGGGCGCCTTCCGCGGCCTGGGCCGCCTGCTCCTCCTCAACCTGGCCTCCAACCGCCTGAGCTCGCTGCCCCAGGAGGCCCTGGACGGGCTGGGCTCACTGCAGCGGCTGGAGCTGCAGGGGAATATGCTGGAGGAGCTGCGGCCGGGCACGTTCGGGGCGCTGGGTGCGCTGGCCACCCTGAACCTGGCCCACAACGCCCTCGTCTACCTGCCCGCCATGGCCTTCCAGGGGCTGACGCGCGCCCGCTGGCTGCAGCTGTCCCACAACGCGCTCAGCGTGCTGGCCCCCGAGGCCCTGGCCGGCCTGCCCGCCCTGCGCCGGCTCAGCCTGCACCACAACGAGCTGCAGGCCCTGCCGGGGGCGGCCTTGGCCCAGGCCCGCGCCCTGGCCCGGCTCGAGCTGGGCCACAACCCCTTCACCTACGTGGGCGAGGAGGACGGGCTGGCGCTGCCGGGCCTCCGGGAGCTGACGCTGGACCACGGCGCCCTGCAGGCCCTGGAGCCCAGGGCCTTCGCCCGCTGCCCGCGCCTGCACACGCTGGACCTCCGTGGGAACCAGCTGGACACCCTGCCGCCCCTGCAGGGCCCCGGGCAGCTGCGCCGGCTGAGGCTGCAGGGGAACCCTCTGTGGTGCGGCTGCCAGGCCCGGCCGCTGCTCGAGTGGctggcgcgcgcgcgcgtgcgcgcggaCGGCGCGTGCAGGGGCCCCCGGCGCCTTCGAGGCGAGGCCCTGGACGCCCTGAGGCCCTCAGACCTGCGCTGCACCGGAGGCagggcggaggaggaggaggaagagctgcTGCTGGCGGCCGCGCGGCCCCGCGCCCCCGAGGGCGCCTCCAAGGGGGACGACGGGGCGGCCGAGCCCTGCCCGCGGGCCTGCGTGTGCGTGTCCGAGTCCCGGCACAGCGGCTGCGAGGGCCGAGGCCTGCAGGCCGTGCCCCGCGGCTTCCCCGGCGACACCCAGCTCCTGGACCTGAGGCGGAACCGCTTCCCCGTGCTGCCCCGGGCGGCCTTCCCGGGCCTGGGCCGCCTGGTGTCGCTGCACCTGCAGCACTGCGGCATCACGGAGCTGGAGGCGGGCGCCCTGGCGGGGCTGGGCAGCCTGATCTACCTCTACCTCTCTGACAACCGGCTCTCGGGCCTCAGCGCTGCTGCCTTCGAGGGGGCCCCCCGCCTCGGCTACCTGTACCTGGAGCGCAACCGCTTCGGGCGAGTGCCGGGGGCCGCCCTGCGCGCCGTGCCCGGCCTCGTTTCCCTGCACCTGCAGAGCAACGCCGTGGACCGCCTGGAACCCGGGGACCTGGCAGGCACGCAGGCCTTGCGCTGGCTCTACCTGAGCAGCAACCGCATCGCCCGAGTGGCCCCCGGGGCGGTGGGCCCGGCCGGAGAGCTGGAGAAGCTGCACCTCGACAGGAACCAACTGCGAGAGGTGCCCACTGGGGCCTTGGAGGGGctgcctgccctcctggagctgcaGCTCTCGGGGAACCCTCTCGAAGCTCTGCCGGATGGGGCCTTCCGGTCTGTGGGCCAGTCACTGCGGCACCTCTTCCTGAACAGCAGTGGCCTGGAGCAG ATTTCTCCCAGGGCCTTCTCGGGCCTGGGACCCCGGCTCCAGAGCCTGTACCTTCAGAGGAACCAGCTGCGGGCCGTGCCCGCCCTGCCCCATCTCAGCCAGCTGGAGCTCATTGACCTCAGCGGCAACCCCTTCCACTGCGACTGCCAGCTGCTCCCGCTGCACAG gtGGCTCACTGGGCTGAACCTGCGTGTGGGGGCCACGTGTGCCAGCCCTCCCAGTGCCCACGGCCAGAGGGTGAAGGCTGCGACGACTGTTTTTGAAACCTGCCCAGGCTGGGCTGCCAGGAAGGCCAAGCGGACGCCGGCCGCCAGGCCCAGTGCCGGGAGCAGCCCCGGGAAGGGGAGACGGTGGAGAGCAGACAAG gtggggaaggagaagggccGCCTCTGA